CAGTTCCGCTTCGCACCTGGATGAGTGGGGCCTGGGCGGCCGACGCTTCGGCACCTGGATCACCTGGTTCCTGGTGGGCGGCGATTTCTATACCGCCTATACGGTCATCGCCGTGCCGGCGCTGGTCTATGCCGTCGGCGCCTATGGCTTTTTCGCGCTGCCGTACACGATCCTGGTATATCCCATCGTCTTTACCATCATGCCGCGCTTGTGGCGCGTGGCGCAGAAGGCCGGCCACGTGACGTCGGCCGACGTGGTCTACGCGCGGTTCCAGTCGCGGCCGCTGGAGCTGGCCATTGCCGCCACCGGCGTGCTCGCCACCATGCCCTACATCGCGCTGCAGCTGGTCGGCATGGAAGTCGTCATCAAGGCACTGGGCCTGCAGGGCGAACTTCCCCTGGCCGCCGCTTTCGTGATCCTGGCGCTCTATACCTATTCGGCGGGCCTGCGCGCGCCGGCCTTGATCGCCTTCGTCAAGGACCTGATGATCTATATCGTGGTCCTGGTGGCCATCGTACTGGTGCCGGCCAAACTGGGCGGCTACAGCGCGGTGTTTTCGTCCGCGGCGGCCGGTTTCGCCGCGAAAGGCGGCGCCACCGGGCTGACACTGAAAGCCTCGCAGTTCCTGCCCTATGCCACGCTGGCGCTGGGCTCGGCCCTGGCGGCATTCATGTACCCGCACACGCTGACGGGCATTTTCGCCGCCAAGAGCGCCGACACGATACGCAAGAACGCGATCTTCCTGCCGGCCTATACCCTGCTGCTGGGCCTGATCGCCTTGCTGGGCTACATGGCCTATGCGGCGAACCTGCACCCGAAGACGCCCAATGACGTCGTGCCCGCGCTCTTCAACACCCTGTTCCCCAGCTGGTTCGCGGGCTTCGCCTTCGCCGCCATCGCCATCGGCGCGCTGGTGCCGGCGGCGGTGATGTCGATCGGCGCGGCCAATCTGTTCACGCGCAACTTCTGGAAGGCCTACGTGAATCCGGCGGTCACGTCGGAAGGCGAGGCCAAGGTCGCCAAGATCGTGTCGCTCGTGGTCAAGGTCGGCGCGCTGGTCTTCATCGTGTTCGTGCCGACGCAGTTCGCCCTCGATCTGCAGCTGCTGGGCGGCGTGTGGATACTGCAGACGTTCCCGGCGGTGGTGTTCGGCCTGTTCTTCGGCTGGTTCCGTGGCGGCCCGCTGCTGCTGGGCTGGCTGGTGGGCCTGGCCACCGGCACCACGCTGGCGTACATGGACGGCATCAAGCCCGTGCATGCCTTCGTGGTGGGCGGCAATACCTATGGCATCTATACCGGCCTGGTCGCGCTGCTCGTGAACATCGTGGTCGCCGTCATCGCGCAGGCGCTGGTCAGCACGTTCTCAGGCGCGCAGGGCGCGCGCCGGAGCGCCTGACGGCGCACCGCTCTTGACGCGTTCGCGCACCTTGTCGACCCTGCTGTCTATCATGGTCCACAGCAATACCGCCAGTACCAGCGACAGCAGGACGTTCAAGGTGGAAATCAGCAGGGCGTTGGTCAAGCCCATCCAGCTGGTTGCCTGATGCACCAGCAGGAGGGCGACGGAATGCGAGATATAGATCGGGTAGCTGAGCTGCCCGATTTTTTTGTCCAGCCGGTGCCGCGCCTGATAGATGAAGGTCAGCGGCAGTATGCCGGTAAAGGCGGCTAGCGCCAGCGCATCGCGCAGGTTGTGGTTGATCGTCACCGAGAAGTGGAACAGCGCATACACCACGAACAAGCCCGTGGCCAGTTCCGGCAGGTAATGGAAGCGTTCGCTCAATTTCTGCCATATCGGCAGCAACAGGCGATGCGATAGCGCGCCCGCCAGGAACAGCGCCAGTTCGAGCGGGAAGAAGCGATAGCTCCATGGATCCGATTGCGCCACGCCGGTGTGCAGCAGCACGGCGCGCAGGGCCAACGACGCCAGGAACAGCGCCACCACGCAACGCATCGAACGCAGGATGAACGGCGCGATTAGGTAGAAACTGAGCTCCACGCCCAGTGTCCATGCCTGCGGTATCAGCAAGCCCTGGTACAGCGGTACGTCGCTGTTGGCATAGCTGCCCGTCAGCGTCAGTTCGCCACCCTTGATGCCGAAGAACATCAGCCAGTCCTGCCCGAAGATGAACAGGTTGGCCAGCACCAGGAACAGGTCCGCGCTGTTGGGGCTGCGGCGATAGACGTCCAGGAATTCGGGATTCGCCACGACGTTCAGCGCCAGCGCGACGACGGCCACCGCGAAATAGGTGGGGAACAGGCGCAGCAGGCGATTCTCATAGAAGCGCGCCGTGCTGTCATAGGCCTTGTTCGTGGTCAGGATGTATGAGATCAGGAAGCCCGATATCACGTAGAAAAGCTGTACCGCGAGTCGGCCCCCGACCAGCATGTTGCCATCGTTGAAGGGGGAGTGGTCCAGCACCACCGACAAAGCGAACAGCGTCCTCAGCAAACCCATGGGCAGTCTCCATCCATGCCCGAGATTCTGCGCGCCGGGTGCCGGGCGTCGCGTCCTCCATATGGATCGGAGATGATCCATATGCTTTGGTCGCAGCCTACGGCGGGGCATGTCGCACCGCCGCATGCTCATGCTTAATGCATCCTTGTGCGCGATACGGAAAGTTGGCGGCCAATAGCGCGAAGAAATCGACGTGTACCAGTTGGTATCGCGCGGCGCGTTCGTCGTCGCAGTCAGCCACGAGTATTAATCCGCGAACTAATGCGCGGATCGGTGCGCGCCAGCCGCCCGTGCCGGTACAGCATTTCAGTTTGATGACGGACCGACACCTCGTCACCAAAGACGGCCTGAATGTTTTATTACATGGTCACGCGGCTGTCATTGGCCGTCTCCAGACTATCCGCATCTTATGAATGCGGACCTACGGCTATGACTTATGCGATCGAAGTGCGCGGACTCAGCAAGTCCTTCCGCGCCGGACAAAAGGCCCTGGACGACGTGACCCTGCAAGTGCGCGACGGTGAAATGGTGGCGTTGCTGGGCGCTTCGGGATCGGGCAAGTCCACGCTGCTGCGCCATCTGGCCGGCTTCGTCGCGGGCGACGCCGGGGCCAGCGAGATCCGCGTCAATGGCGACCTGATCCAGCGCAATGGCCGCATCAGCCGCGACGTGCGTCGCGCGCGCGCCGGCATCGGCTTCGTATTCCAGCAATTCAACCTGGT
This genomic interval from Bordetella genomosp. 8 contains the following:
- a CDS encoding acyltransferase family protein, with the translated sequence MGLLRTLFALSVVLDHSPFNDGNMLVGGRLAVQLFYVISGFLISYILTTNKAYDSTARFYENRLLRLFPTYFAVAVVALALNVVANPEFLDVYRRSPNSADLFLVLANLFIFGQDWLMFFGIKGGELTLTGSYANSDVPLYQGLLIPQAWTLGVELSFYLIAPFILRSMRCVVALFLASLALRAVLLHTGVAQSDPWSYRFFPLELALFLAGALSHRLLLPIWQKLSERFHYLPELATGLFVVYALFHFSVTINHNLRDALALAAFTGILPLTFIYQARHRLDKKIGQLSYPIYISHSVALLLVHQATSWMGLTNALLISTLNVLLSLVLAVLLWTMIDSRVDKVRERVKSGAPSGAPARALRA
- the mctP gene encoding monocarboxylate uptake permease MctP; the protein is MNDLAQINWTALSVFIFFFVLVTVMGFAASRWQRGSSASHLDEWGLGGRRFGTWITWFLVGGDFYTAYTVIAVPALVYAVGAYGFFALPYTILVYPIVFTIMPRLWRVAQKAGHVTSADVVYARFQSRPLELAIAATGVLATMPYIALQLVGMEVVIKALGLQGELPLAAAFVILALYTYSAGLRAPALIAFVKDLMIYIVVLVAIVLVPAKLGGYSAVFSSAAAGFAAKGGATGLTLKASQFLPYATLALGSALAAFMYPHTLTGIFAAKSADTIRKNAIFLPAYTLLLGLIALLGYMAYAANLHPKTPNDVVPALFNTLFPSWFAGFAFAAIAIGALVPAAVMSIGAANLFTRNFWKAYVNPAVTSEGEAKVAKIVSLVVKVGALVFIVFVPTQFALDLQLLGGVWILQTFPAVVFGLFFGWFRGGPLLLGWLVGLATGTTLAYMDGIKPVHAFVVGGNTYGIYTGLVALLVNIVVAVIAQALVSTFSGAQGARRSA